TGGGATTCGGTGATTGTTCATTCAACATTTTGAATCATTTCCCGCAGCCGCTCGATCGACGCTTTCATTTCGATCACGTGGCGGGCGATTTCCACGTCCGTGCTTTTCGATCCGATCGTGTTCACTTCGCGCAGCATTTCCTGCGTTAAAAACTCCAGTTTCCGGCCGGCGCTTTCCGGGCTGGACATAATCTGCTCGAATTGCTGCAAGTGGCTTTCCAGCCTCACCATTTCCTCGGCAATGTTGCTCCGTTCCGTATAGATGGCGATTTCGCGAACTAAATCCGAGGCATTCAGCGCCAGCTTGTGCTCTTCCAGCACATTTCGCACGCGCTCCTCCAACCGCACGCGGTAGGCATCGACCACCGATGGCGCGCGGACTGCAATCTGCTTCAGCTCCGCCGCGATGGTTCGGCAGTTCGCACTTAAATCGGCAGCCATGGCCTGCCCTTCATCGCGCCGCATTTTAGCCAAGTGGCCCAGGGCCGCTTGCAAGGTCGTTTCGATCACCGGCCAATCGGCCTCGGCCAAGCTCGGATCGGAGAGCCGCTCTTTCACCACGCCCGGCAACAACAAAAAATTCTCCAGCGGCACTTCCTGCTGGTTGCCCGTTCGGCTTTGCAGTTTTTGAATTTGTTGCCGATAATTTTC
The sequence above is drawn from the Pirellulales bacterium genome and encodes:
- a CDS encoding YicC/YloC family endoribonuclease, producing the protein MLLSMTGFGESHQQANGLAVVIEVRTINNRYFKFSMRAGEGYSALESRVEAVVREHIKRGTVQVNLQVDRSSSPDDYSINVGVLENYRQQIQKLQSRTGNQQEVPLENFLLLPGVVKERLSDPSLAEADWPVIETTLQAALGHLAKMRRDEGQAMAADLSANCRTIAAELKQIAVRAPSVVDAYRVRLEERVRNVLEEHKLALNASDLVREIAIYTERSNIAEEMVRLESHLQQFEQIMSSPESAGRKLEFLTQEMLREVNTIGSKSTDVEIARHVIEMKASIERLREMIQNVE